From Erwinia pyri, a single genomic window includes:
- a CDS encoding DUF979 domain-containing protein: MFQQQYLFWLAGVILLVVAVMSWRDKANPRRLTTGLFWALYGLVFFIGDWAITLLGARSLHIVVGVMVVVMALIAGLGGVKLGSYHQRSSEQREESAKRLHNKLFLPALAIPVVTVIGVLAFNNIPGLQESVFGAGNHSTLVTLFSMMTGCVIAWLIALKLTREGPAQSLQEARRLLDSIGWAFILPQILATLGLLFTSAGVGTAISHLTETYLAVDNRFIAVATYAIGMALLTMVMGNAFAAFPIVTAGIGIPILVLQHHGNPAVMAAIGMFSGYCGTLMTPMAANFNIVPAALLELPDRNAVIKAQVPTGVLLLIANIFLLYFLMFL; encoded by the coding sequence ATGTTCCAGCAACAATATCTGTTCTGGCTGGCCGGGGTTATCCTGCTGGTGGTGGCGGTCATGTCATGGCGGGATAAGGCAAATCCGCGGCGCCTGACTACCGGTCTGTTCTGGGCGCTTTATGGCCTGGTATTCTTTATTGGCGACTGGGCGATAACGCTGCTCGGCGCACGCTCGTTGCATATCGTGGTTGGCGTTATGGTAGTGGTAATGGCGCTGATCGCCGGGCTGGGCGGCGTGAAGCTCGGCTCCTATCATCAACGCAGCAGCGAGCAGCGGGAAGAGAGCGCGAAACGCCTGCACAACAAGCTTTTCCTGCCCGCGCTGGCTATTCCCGTGGTCACGGTAATCGGCGTGCTGGCGTTTAACAATATTCCGGGATTACAGGAAAGCGTATTTGGCGCAGGTAATCACTCCACGTTGGTGACGCTCTTCTCAATGATGACGGGCTGTGTGATTGCATGGTTGATAGCGCTGAAGCTGACGCGTGAAGGCCCGGCGCAATCGTTGCAGGAAGCGCGTCGTCTGCTTGACTCTATCGGCTGGGCCTTTATTCTGCCGCAAATCCTGGCAACGTTAGGCCTGCTGTTTACCAGCGCAGGGGTAGGGACGGCAATTTCCCATCTGACCGAAACTTATCTTGCGGTTGATAACCGGTTTATCGCCGTTGCCACTTATGCCATCGGCATGGCGCTGTTAACCATGGTGATGGGCAACGCTTTTGCCGCCTTCCCAATCGTCACCGCCGGGATTGGTATTCCGATCCTGGTGCTGCAGCATCACGGCAATCCGGCGGTGATGGCGGCTATCGGCATGTTCTCCGGCTACTGCGGCACGCTGATGACGCCAATGGCAGCTAATTTCAATATTGTGCCTGCAGCCCTGCTGGAGTTGCCCGACCGCAACGCGGTGATCAAGGCTCAGGTGCCTACCGGCGTGCTATTGTTAATAGCGAATATCTTCCTTCTCTATTTTCTGATGTTCCTGTGA
- a CDS encoding DUF969 domain-containing protein, which produces MESAVNLWPLAGIVAIVIGFLLRFNPVLVVIVSGLITGLAAHMPLGDILEKLGSGFLNTRNLPLILLLPLAVIGLLERHGLKERAQGWIAQIKTATAGRLLIVYLFVREITAAMGLTSLGGHPQMVRPLLAPMAEGATENRYGELPIEVRHRLRAMSAATDNVGLFFGEDIFVAFGAIIFMHNFMQESAGIQTEPLHIAVWGIPTALCAFLIHAVRLRRLDKTIAAELAALNNDALKAKGGR; this is translated from the coding sequence ATGGAAAGTGCAGTGAATTTGTGGCCGCTGGCAGGCATTGTCGCCATTGTGATCGGGTTTTTACTCCGGTTTAACCCTGTGCTGGTAGTGATCGTCTCTGGCCTGATCACCGGGCTGGCTGCCCATATGCCGCTGGGCGATATCCTGGAAAAGCTGGGGTCCGGTTTCCTCAATACTCGTAACCTTCCGCTGATCCTGCTGCTGCCGCTGGCGGTTATCGGCCTGCTGGAGCGTCACGGCCTGAAAGAGCGCGCACAGGGGTGGATTGCCCAGATTAAAACCGCCACGGCGGGGCGCCTGCTGATTGTCTATCTGTTTGTGCGGGAGATCACCGCCGCGATGGGATTGACCAGCCTGGGCGGGCATCCGCAGATGGTGCGTCCGCTTCTGGCACCAATGGCCGAGGGCGCCACGGAAAACCGTTATGGCGAATTGCCTATTGAGGTACGTCATCGCCTGCGGGCTATGTCTGCCGCGACCGATAACGTCGGCCTCTTTTTTGGCGAGGATATCTTCGTCGCCTTTGGCGCAATCATCTTTATGCATAACTTTATGCAGGAGTCGGCCGGGATCCAGACCGAACCGCTGCACATTGCCGTCTGGGGCATTCCAACCGCGCTTTGCGCCTTTTTAATCCACGCCGTGCGCCTGAGGCGCCTGGATAAAACCATCGCTGCTGAACTCGCTGCGCTGAATAACGATGCGTTGAAAGCGAAGGGAGGCCGCTAA
- the pxpA gene encoding 5-oxoprolinase subunit PxpA has translation MKIDLNADLGEGCENDRALLQLVSSANIACGFHAGDAQTMRQSVLWALEFGVAIGAHPSFPDRENFGRTEMQLPPETIYAQLIYQIGALQAIAHSEGGTLVHVKPHGMLYNQSAREPELADAIARAVKAVDPQLVLVGLANSESIRAAQAQGLQTREEVFADRGYQADGSLVPRSQPGALVESDEQAIGQTLSMIQQGQVKSLSGEWVKVKAETVCVHGDGAHALAFAAQLRKAFEQHQIQVTSR, from the coding sequence ATGAAAATTGATTTGAATGCCGATCTGGGCGAAGGGTGTGAAAACGATCGCGCGCTGTTGCAGCTGGTTTCTTCCGCCAATATCGCCTGCGGCTTCCACGCTGGCGATGCGCAAACCATGCGGCAAAGTGTGCTGTGGGCGCTGGAGTTTGGCGTGGCGATTGGCGCTCATCCCAGTTTCCCGGATCGGGAGAACTTTGGCCGCACAGAGATGCAACTGCCCCCGGAAACCATTTATGCGCAGCTGATTTATCAGATTGGCGCACTCCAGGCGATTGCTCATAGCGAAGGCGGAACACTGGTTCACGTGAAGCCGCACGGCATGCTGTATAACCAGTCCGCCCGGGAGCCGGAGCTGGCTGACGCTATTGCCCGTGCGGTAAAAGCGGTCGATCCACAGCTGGTGCTGGTTGGGCTGGCGAACAGCGAATCCATTCGTGCCGCTCAGGCGCAGGGGTTGCAAACCCGTGAAGAGGTTTTTGCTGACCGGGGCTATCAGGCCGATGGTTCGCTGGTGCCCCGATCGCAGCCCGGCGCGCTGGTTGAGAGCGATGAGCAGGCGATCGGTCAGACGTTGAGTATGATCCAGCAGGGGCAGGTGAAGAGCCTCAGCGGAGAGTGGGTAAAAGTGAAGGCTGAAACCGTCTGCGTACATGGTGACGGTGCGCATGCGCTGGCATTTGCTGCCCAGCTGCGTAAAGCCTTTGAACAGCATCAAATTCAGGTGACCAGCCGCTAA
- the pxpC gene encoding 5-oxoprolinase subunit PxpC yields MLKIIRAGMATTLQDAGRTGWRQYGVGLSGVLDHPAMETANLLVGNAKNSAVLEITLGQFCAEFSRDGWIALTGAGCSAEIDNQPVWTGWRTAVKKGQRLTLKMPQRGMRSYLALDGGFALEPMLGSCSTDAKAGFGGFEGRLLQDGDQLPQGTPLKTFTKPVGVRQLLFGNRIRVMMGPEFHEFSFESREAFWRTGWKLNPQSNRMGYRLQGRPLTRTVKREMLSHGLIPGVIQVPPNGQPIVLMADAQTTGGYPRIGCVIEADLYHLAQIRLGEPIHFVYCTLDEALKAKREQQLALEQMAWGVEHEN; encoded by the coding sequence ATGCTGAAAATCATTCGTGCAGGTATGGCGACGACGCTGCAGGATGCCGGGCGCACCGGCTGGCGTCAGTATGGCGTGGGGCTCAGCGGTGTGCTGGATCATCCCGCCATGGAGACCGCAAATTTGCTGGTGGGCAATGCCAAAAACAGCGCGGTGCTGGAAATTACCCTGGGGCAGTTTTGCGCTGAGTTCTCCCGCGACGGCTGGATAGCACTGACCGGGGCAGGGTGCAGTGCAGAGATTGATAACCAGCCGGTCTGGACCGGCTGGCGAACGGCGGTGAAAAAGGGGCAGCGCCTGACGTTAAAAATGCCTCAGCGTGGAATGCGCAGCTATCTGGCGCTGGACGGCGGATTTGCCCTGGAGCCGATGCTGGGTTCCTGCAGCACCGATGCAAAAGCGGGCTTCGGCGGTTTTGAAGGCCGCCTGCTGCAGGATGGCGACCAGCTTCCTCAGGGGACGCCGCTGAAAACCTTCACCAAGCCAGTGGGCGTTCGTCAGCTGCTTTTTGGCAACCGTATTCGCGTGATGATGGGGCCGGAATTTCACGAGTTCAGTTTTGAAAGCCGCGAAGCCTTCTGGCGCACCGGCTGGAAACTCAATCCGCAAAGTAACCGCATGGGCTATCGTTTACAGGGCAGGCCGCTCACCAGAACGGTCAAACGTGAAATGCTGTCGCATGGGCTGATCCCCGGCGTGATCCAGGTGCCGCCAAACGGACAGCCCATTGTGCTGATGGCGGATGCGCAGACTACCGGCGGCTACCCGCGCATCGGCTGCGTTATCGAAGCCGATCTCTACCATCTTGCACAAATCCGCCTCGGTGAACCGATTCATTTTGTCTACTGCACGTTAGACGAAGCGCTGAAAGCTAAGCGCGAGCAGCAGCTTGCCTTAGAACAAATGGCATGGGGAGTAGAGCATGAAAATTGA
- the pxpB gene encoding 5-oxoprolinase subunit PxpB: MQRARCYLLGERAVVLELEPPVTLSAQQRIWGLSARLTAHPEVIEVVPGMNNITVMLSDPQKTALDAIEWLHSWWESSEALEMTSREVEIPVIYGGAAGPDLEEVARLSGLTPRQVVEAHASAHYVVYFIGFQPGFPYMAGLDDRLHTPRRAEPRVAVPAGSVGIGGSQTGVYPFTAPGGWQLIGQTDITLFNPHHQPPTFLRPGDSVRFVPQKEGIC, encoded by the coding sequence TTGCAACGAGCTCGTTGTTACCTGTTAGGTGAACGCGCAGTAGTGCTTGAGCTTGAACCCCCCGTTACGCTCAGCGCCCAGCAACGTATCTGGGGGCTTTCAGCACGACTGACTGCCCACCCGGAAGTGATTGAAGTAGTGCCGGGGATGAATAACATCACCGTGATGCTGAGCGATCCGCAGAAAACGGCCCTTGATGCCATTGAGTGGTTGCACTCCTGGTGGGAGAGCAGTGAGGCGCTGGAAATGACCTCACGCGAAGTAGAGATCCCGGTGATTTATGGCGGCGCGGCGGGACCCGATTTAGAAGAGGTGGCCCGGCTTAGCGGCCTGACACCCCGGCAGGTGGTAGAGGCGCACGCTTCTGCGCACTACGTGGTCTATTTTATCGGTTTCCAACCCGGCTTCCCTTATATGGCAGGTCTTGACGATCGCCTGCATACGCCGCGGCGCGCTGAGCCTCGCGTTGCCGTGCCTGCAGGTTCGGTTGGCATCGGTGGTAGCCAGACCGGGGTCTATCCCTTTACCGCTCCTGGCGGCTGGCAGCTTATTGGCCAGACGGATATCACGCTGTTCAATCCTCATCATCAGCCTCCCACCTTCTTAAGACCTGGCGACAGCGTCCGCTTTGTGCCGCAAAAGGAGGGGATATGCTGA
- a CDS encoding type 2 GTP cyclohydrolase I, translated as MRNTELEEIVNQQLNSAAFSDYGPNGLQVEGRAEVKKIITGVTASQALLDEAVRLEADAVLVHHGYFWKNEPAIIRGMKRNRLKTLLANDINMFGWHLPLDAHPQLGNNAQLAKLLGIEVRGQIEQLLPWGELTDALTGEELAQRIGQVLGREPLHCGDNAPKVIRRIAWCSGGGQGYIDAAAAFGVDAFISGEVSEQTIHSAREQGLHFFAAGHHATERCGIQALGEWLAEHYELDVTFIDIPNPA; from the coding sequence ATGCGTAATACAGAACTTGAAGAGATTGTGAATCAGCAGTTAAATAGCGCCGCCTTCAGCGACTATGGCCCCAACGGGCTTCAGGTAGAGGGACGCGCTGAGGTGAAGAAGATCATCACTGGCGTCACCGCTTCTCAGGCTTTACTGGATGAAGCTGTCCGTCTGGAAGCTGATGCAGTGCTGGTTCATCACGGCTATTTCTGGAAAAACGAACCTGCCATCATCAGGGGCATGAAGCGCAACCGCCTTAAAACGCTGCTGGCTAACGATATCAATATGTTTGGCTGGCATCTGCCGCTGGATGCGCATCCGCAACTGGGCAACAACGCGCAACTGGCGAAGCTACTGGGTATAGAGGTGCGTGGGCAGATTGAACAGCTGCTGCCGTGGGGTGAGTTGACCGATGCGCTGACTGGTGAAGAGCTGGCACAGCGGATCGGTCAGGTCCTGGGGCGTGAACCGCTGCACTGTGGCGATAATGCGCCAAAGGTTATTCGCCGCATCGCATGGTGTTCTGGCGGTGGTCAGGGCTACATTGATGCCGCCGCCGCTTTTGGCGTGGATGCGTTTATCTCCGGTGAGGTTTCTGAACAGACCATTCACAGCGCGCGTGAGCAGGGCCTGCACTTCTTTGCCGCTGGTCACCATGCCACTGAACGCTGCGGTATTCAGGCGCTCGGAGAGTGGCTCGCAGAGCACTACGAACTCGACGTAACCTTTATCGATATCCCTAATCCTGCCTGA
- the phrB gene encoding deoxyribodipyrimidine photo-lyase produces MATHLVWLRNDLRSHDNYALHAACRNADATVLALFIATPGQWEAHTMAPKQAAFIYQSLLELRQTLADKGIALHTAECHDFAASVELLKDFCQQHHVDRLFYNYQYEVNERERDAAAERTLDDLGIITQGFDDSLLLPPGSLLTGNREMYQVFTPFSRAFIKRLQDGLPECVPAPRARENGPITDIPAITPFSYPCDEFDNTLFAAGEKAGLQQLRQFCQQPVMHYKESRDFPSLEGTSRLSAYLATGVLSPRQCLHRLLTEQPQGIHDSNVYSWLNELIWRDFYRHLLVAWPKLCKNQPFISWTKKVQWQEDEKRLQAWQQGRTGYPIVDAAMRQLNTTGWMHNRLRMITASFLIKDLLIDWRKGERYFMSQLIDGDLAANNGGWQWAASTGNDSAPYFRIFNPTTQGERFDKEGEFIRKWLPELKEVPVKYIHQPHLWAENNQRSLDYPPPIVDHKEARKRTLAAFEAARK; encoded by the coding sequence ATGGCAACCCATTTAGTCTGGCTGCGCAACGATCTGCGCAGCCACGATAATTACGCTCTGCATGCTGCCTGCCGCAACGCCGATGCCACGGTGCTGGCGCTGTTTATCGCCACGCCGGGGCAGTGGGAGGCGCATACAATGGCCCCGAAGCAGGCAGCATTTATTTATCAGAGCCTGCTGGAGCTTCGGCAGACGCTGGCCGATAAAGGCATTGCGCTGCATACCGCTGAGTGCCACGATTTTGCCGCTTCTGTTGAACTGCTGAAGGACTTTTGTCAGCAGCATCACGTCGATCGTCTGTTCTACAACTATCAATATGAAGTCAACGAGCGTGAGCGGGATGCCGCAGCGGAAAGAACCCTGGACGATCTGGGTATCATTACTCAGGGCTTTGATGACAGCCTGCTGCTCCCACCGGGCAGTTTGTTAACCGGCAACCGTGAGATGTATCAGGTCTTCACGCCATTTAGCCGGGCATTTATCAAACGCCTTCAGGATGGATTGCCCGAGTGTGTTCCCGCACCCAGGGCCAGAGAGAATGGCCCGATAACGGACATTCCCGCCATTACCCCCTTCAGCTATCCCTGCGATGAATTCGACAACACATTGTTTGCCGCAGGCGAAAAAGCGGGGCTACAGCAGCTCAGGCAGTTTTGTCAGCAGCCGGTGATGCACTATAAAGAGAGCCGGGACTTTCCCTCCCTGGAGGGCACCAGCCGCCTCTCTGCTTATCTGGCGACCGGAGTATTGTCGCCCCGTCAGTGCCTGCACCGTCTGCTCACCGAGCAGCCGCAGGGAATCCACGACAGCAACGTCTACAGCTGGCTGAACGAACTTATCTGGCGGGATTTCTACCGTCATCTGCTGGTTGCCTGGCCGAAGCTCTGTAAAAACCAGCCTTTTATCAGCTGGACCAAAAAGGTGCAGTGGCAGGAGGACGAGAAGCGGCTGCAGGCCTGGCAGCAGGGCAGGACGGGTTATCCCATTGTCGATGCAGCGATGCGCCAGCTAAATACAACAGGCTGGATGCACAACCGGCTGCGCATGATAACGGCCAGCTTTCTGATCAAGGATCTGCTGATTGACTGGCGGAAAGGGGAGCGCTATTTCATGTCGCAACTGATAGATGGCGATCTGGCCGCTAACAATGGCGGCTGGCAATGGGCGGCCTCCACCGGGAATGATTCCGCCCCCTATTTTCGCATCTTCAACCCTACCACCCAGGGAGAACGTTTCGACAAAGAGGGAGAATTCATTCGTAAATGGCTGCCTGAGCTGAAAGAGGTACCGGTAAAATATATTCATCAACCTCACCTCTGGGCAGAAAATAATCAGAGGTCGCTGGATTACCCGCCGCCAATTGTGGATCACAAAGAAGCGCGGAAACGTACGCTTGCGGCGTTTGAAGCAGCACGCAAATAA
- a CDS encoding YbgA family protein produces the protein MSEKIPVGISACLLGDTVRFDGGHKRCAFAAEDLAPYIRYEPACPEMAIGLPTPRPALRLTEREEGTPALCFSNGKGEPLTDEMQSWSEKRIATLHHLCGYIVCAKSPSCGMERVRVYQPDNNNNRKEGVGIFTRELMAQMPWLPVEEDGRLHDPILRENFVERIYTLHEFNEMWRSGLTRSKLMAFHSRYKLSLLAHSQPEYREIGRFVAAMADWASLEDYAFEYRQRLMDLLKNQATRGNHTNVLMHVQGYFRPQLTSKQRQELASLIEHYRQGLQPLLAPLTLLKHYMAEFPDPYLAQQRYFEPYPEALRLRYGH, from the coding sequence ATGAGCGAGAAAATTCCCGTCGGTATCAGCGCCTGTTTACTGGGCGATACTGTCCGTTTTGATGGCGGCCATAAACGTTGCGCTTTCGCCGCAGAAGATCTCGCCCCTTACATCCGCTATGAACCTGCCTGCCCTGAGATGGCTATCGGTTTACCGACGCCTCGACCGGCACTGCGCCTGACTGAAAGAGAAGAGGGAACGCCGGCGCTTTGCTTCAGTAATGGTAAAGGGGAGCCGCTTACAGATGAAATGCAGAGCTGGTCGGAAAAGCGTATTGCCACGCTTCACCATCTTTGTGGCTACATCGTTTGTGCCAAATCCCCAAGCTGCGGCATGGAGCGCGTGCGGGTTTATCAGCCGGACAATAACAACAATCGCAAAGAAGGCGTGGGCATATTTACCCGCGAGCTGATGGCGCAGATGCCGTGGCTGCCCGTTGAAGAGGATGGTCGCCTGCACGATCCCATTTTGCGCGAAAACTTTGTCGAGCGGATTTACACGCTGCATGAGTTTAACGAGATGTGGCGCAGTGGGCTTACTCGCAGCAAGCTGATGGCTTTCCACAGCCGTTACAAACTCTCTCTGCTTGCCCATTCCCAACCGGAATATCGCGAAATTGGGCGCTTTGTGGCGGCAATGGCTGACTGGGCCTCCCTTGAGGATTACGCCTTTGAATACCGCCAGCGGTTGATGGACCTTCTTAAGAACCAGGCTACCCGCGGCAACCACACCAATGTGCTGATGCATGTGCAGGGCTACTTCCGCCCGCAGCTGACTTCCAAACAGCGGCAGGAACTGGCCTCGCTGATTGAGCATTATCGTCAGGGCCTGCAGCCGCTGCTGGCGCCTCTGACCCTGTTGAAACACTACATGGCCGAGTTCCCCGATCCCTATCTGGCGCAGCAGCGTTATTTTGAACCCTATCCCGAAGCGCTGCGCCTGCGTTACGGACATTAG
- a CDS encoding YbfA family protein, translating to MHLYQHYSLTRIVLRRAGVLVVGLLALPFMLFRRDRARFYSYLHRFWLKTSSQPVWLAQSEAVGSDFY from the coding sequence ATGCATCTTTATCAGCATTACTCGTTAACCCGAATCGTCCTGCGTCGCGCAGGTGTTCTGGTGGTCGGCTTGCTCGCCTTGCCTTTTATGCTGTTTCGTCGGGATCGTGCCCGTTTTTACAGCTATCTGCACCGTTTCTGGCTGAAAACCAGCAGTCAGCCTGTCTGGCTGGCGCAGTCGGAAGCCGTCGGCTCTGATTTCTACTAA
- the kdpE gene encoding two-component system response regulator KdpE, with protein sequence MTTVLIVEDEKEIRRFLRIALEGESLRVFDAETLQRGLIEAATRKPDLVILDLGLPDGDGSEFIREVRQWSAMPVIVLSARSDEQDKIAALDAGADDFLTKPFGIGELMARVRVALRNRDASNAATPREITFGDVSVDIAGRRVTRGGTELHLTPIEFRLLVSLLNHAGKVMTQRQLLNQVWGPNAVEHSHYLRIYMGHLRQKLEEKPAQPRHLITETGVGYRFMP encoded by the coding sequence GTGACCACTGTGCTGATCGTTGAAGATGAAAAAGAGATCCGCCGCTTTCTGCGTATTGCGCTGGAGGGAGAATCGCTGCGCGTGTTTGACGCCGAGACCCTGCAACGGGGCCTGATTGAGGCTGCCACACGCAAACCCGATCTGGTGATTCTGGATTTAGGTTTACCTGATGGCGATGGCAGCGAGTTTATCCGCGAAGTGCGCCAGTGGAGCGCCATGCCGGTTATTGTGCTGTCAGCCCGCAGCGACGAGCAGGATAAAATTGCCGCGCTGGATGCAGGCGCAGATGATTTTCTCACTAAACCGTTTGGCATCGGGGAGCTGATGGCCAGAGTCCGCGTGGCGCTGCGAAACCGCGACGCCTCCAATGCTGCCACGCCCAGAGAGATCACCTTTGGTGATGTCAGCGTGGATATTGCAGGCAGACGCGTGACTCGGGGTGGAACGGAGTTACATCTGACCCCTATTGAGTTCCGTTTACTGGTAAGCCTGTTGAATCATGCCGGTAAAGTCATGACCCAGCGCCAGCTGCTGAATCAGGTCTGGGGACCCAATGCGGTTGAGCACAGTCACTACCTGCGTATCTACATGGGCCATTTACGGCAAAAGCTGGAAGAAAAACCGGCACAACCCCGCCACTTGATCACAGAAACGGGCGTAGGCTACCGGTTTATGCCCTGA
- the pgm gene encoding phosphoglucomutase (alpha-D-glucose-1,6-bisphosphate-dependent) gives MANHPRAGQPAQQSDLINVAQLTSQYYVLQPDLGNAEHAVKFGTSGHRGSAGRQSFNETHILAIAQAIAEERKKNGITGPCYVGKDTHALSEPAIISVLEVLAANGVDVIVQLDNGYTPTPAISNAILEHNKAGGAQADGIVITPSHNPPEDGGIKYNPPNGGPADTNVTKVVEDRANALIQDGLKGVKRIALDKAWESGHLQEKDLIQPYIEGLAQIVDIPAIQKAGLKIGVDPLGGSGIAYWQRIAEFYNLDLTIVNDSVDQTFRFMHLDKDGVIRMDCSSESAMAGLLALRDKFDLAFANDPDYDRHGIVTPAGLMNPNHYLAVAINYLFQNRPQWGKEVAVGKTLVSSAMIDRVVNDIGRKLVEVPVGFKWFVDGLFDGSFGFGGEESAGASFLRFDGTPWSTDKDGIIMCLLAAEITAVTGKNPQQHYDELAERFGAPSYNRLQASATSAQKAALSKLSPEMVSADTLAGDPITARLTAAPGNGASIGGLKVMTENGWFAARPSGTEDAYKIYCESFLGAEHREKIEKEAVEIVSEVLKNA, from the coding sequence ATGGCCAATCACCCCCGTGCCGGGCAACCAGCCCAGCAGAGTGATTTGATTAACGTTGCACAATTAACGTCACAATATTATGTCCTGCAGCCCGATCTGGGCAACGCAGAGCATGCGGTGAAATTCGGCACATCTGGCCATCGCGGCAGTGCAGGGCGTCAGAGCTTCAACGAGACGCATATTCTGGCTATTGCTCAGGCAATTGCTGAAGAGCGCAAAAAGAACGGCATCACCGGTCCTTGCTACGTAGGCAAAGATACCCACGCGCTCTCTGAGCCAGCCATTATTTCCGTTCTGGAAGTGCTGGCCGCTAACGGCGTGGATGTTATCGTACAGTTGGACAACGGGTATACGCCGACTCCTGCAATTTCAAACGCTATTCTTGAACACAACAAAGCGGGTGGCGCGCAGGCTGACGGGATTGTCATCACCCCTTCACATAATCCGCCAGAAGATGGCGGTATCAAATACAATCCGCCAAACGGCGGCCCGGCCGATACCAACGTCACGAAAGTGGTGGAAGACCGTGCTAATGCGTTGATCCAGGATGGCCTTAAAGGTGTGAAGCGCATCGCGCTGGATAAAGCCTGGGAAAGTGGCCATCTGCAGGAAAAGGATTTGATCCAGCCCTACATTGAAGGCCTGGCACAGATTGTTGATATTCCTGCCATTCAGAAAGCCGGTCTGAAAATCGGGGTAGATCCGTTAGGCGGCTCCGGTATTGCCTACTGGCAGCGTATCGCTGAGTTCTATAACCTGGATTTGACCATCGTTAACGATTCAGTGGATCAGACCTTCCGCTTTATGCATCTCGATAAAGATGGCGTAATCCGTATGGATTGCTCATCAGAAAGCGCGATGGCTGGCCTGCTGGCTTTGCGTGATAAATTCGATCTCGCTTTCGCTAACGATCCCGATTATGACCGTCACGGTATTGTTACCCCGGCTGGTCTGATGAATCCAAACCATTACCTGGCCGTGGCTATCAACTACCTGTTCCAGAACCGGCCACAGTGGGGCAAAGAGGTTGCCGTCGGTAAAACGCTGGTATCCAGCGCGATGATTGACCGGGTGGTAAATGATATCGGCCGCAAGCTGGTTGAAGTTCCGGTTGGCTTCAAGTGGTTTGTCGATGGTCTGTTTGATGGCAGCTTCGGTTTCGGTGGCGAGGAGAGTGCGGGCGCATCCTTCCTGCGCTTTGACGGAACGCCGTGGTCTACCGATAAAGATGGCATCATCATGTGCCTGCTGGCCGCGGAAATCACCGCAGTAACGGGCAAAAACCCACAGCAGCACTATGACGAGCTGGCAGAACGCTTTGGCGCACCAAGCTATAACCGTTTGCAGGCTTCTGCGACTTCCGCGCAAAAAGCGGCGCTCTCTAAGCTTTCACCAGAGATGGTAAGCGCTGACACGCTGGCGGGCGATCCGATCACTGCACGTCTGACTGCGGCACCAGGTAATGGCGCATCGATCGGCGGATTAAAAGTGATGACGGAGAACGGCTGGTTCGCTGCCCGTCCTTCAGGTACCGAAGACGCCTACAAAATTTACTGTGAAAGCTTCCTCGGTGCTGAACACCGCGAGAAGATTGAGAAAGAAGCAGTAGAAATTGTCAGTGAAGTGCTGAAAAACGCATAA
- the seqA gene encoding replication initiation negative regulator SeqA, with the protein MKTIEVDEELYRYIASHTQHIGESASDILRRMLKFTAGQSAPAAPVAPGAVAGTKEAASVKAESRPHDRVRAVRELLLSDEYAEQKKAVNRFMLILSTLYNLDPKGFAAATESLLGRTRVYFAGNQQTLVQNGTHTKPQHIPGTPYWVITNTNTDRKRSMVEHIMQSMQFPAELADKVCGTL; encoded by the coding sequence ATGAAAACTATTGAAGTCGACGAAGAGCTCTACCGTTATATCGCCAGCCACACTCAGCATATTGGTGAAAGCGCCTCTGACATTTTGCGCCGCATGCTTAAATTTACTGCCGGTCAGAGTGCTCCTGCAGCACCCGTAGCGCCTGGCGCTGTGGCGGGGACCAAAGAGGCCGCATCAGTGAAAGCGGAGAGTCGCCCACACGATCGCGTTCGCGCTGTGCGTGAGCTGCTTCTCTCTGATGAATATGCCGAGCAGAAGAAAGCGGTTAACCGGTTTATGCTGATTCTGTCGACTTTATATAATCTGGATCCCAAAGGATTTGCCGCCGCAACCGAGTCTTTGCTTGGCCGCACGCGCGTTTACTTTGCAGGCAATCAACAAACGCTGGTACAGAATGGCACCCATACCAAGCCGCAACATATTCCCGGCACGCCGTATTGGGTGATCACCAACACCAACACAGATCGCAAACGCAGCATGGTTGAACATATCATGCAGTCAATGCAGTTCCCTGCGGAACTCGCTGACAAGGTTTGCGGTACCCTCTAA